One Campylobacter sputorum subsp. sputorum DNA segment encodes these proteins:
- the rplD gene encoding 50S ribosomal protein L4, translated as MSKITILDDKFKKSGEQELPASYAEVNPHNLYLYVKSYLSSVRANTAHSKGRSEVSGGGKKPWRQKGRGGARAGSTRTNVWVGGAVAFGPTNERNYNQKINKKQKRLALEFALAQKAESNSIFAVESILIPSGKTKDAVSMLNKLNVRDALIVGDFSNEKNFTEGKAVEIENTFLAYRNLQNCYIVDKSEINAYLVSVFKTVIFEKSALESIVKEG; from the coding sequence ATGAGTAAAATAACCATTTTAGATGATAAATTTAAAAAATCAGGCGAACAAGAGCTTCCTGCATCTTACGCTGAGGTAAACCCACACAATCTATATCTTTATGTAAAATCTTATCTATCATCTGTTCGTGCAAATACAGCACATTCAAAAGGCAGATCAGAAGTAAGCGGTGGCGGTAAAAAACCATGGAGACAAAAAGGTCGTGGTGGTGCAAGAGCTGGTTCAACTAGAACGAATGTTTGGGTAGGTGGTGCGGTTGCATTTGGTCCTACAAACGAGAGAAATTATAATCAAAAAATAAATAAAAAACAAAAAAGATTAGCATTAGAGTTTGCTTTAGCACAAAAAGCTGAGTCAAATAGTATTTTTGCAGTTGAAAGCATTTTGATTCCATCTGGAAAAACAAAAGATGCAGTTAGTATGCTAAATAAACTAAATGTTCGTGACGCACTTATAGTAGGCGATTTTTCAAATGAGAAAAATTTCACTGAAGGTAAAGCAGTAGAGATAGAAAATACATTTTTAGCTTATAGAAATTTACAAAATTGCTATATAGTAGATAAAAGTGAGATAAATGCTTACCTTGTTTCAGTTTTTAAAACAGTGATTTTTGAGAAATCAGCACTTGAATCAATAGTAAAAGAGGGCTAA
- the rplC gene encoding 50S ribosomal protein L3 → MEYIVEKIGMSRTIGTISTPVTLLKLVNTKVCELAEDGKALVAYAQGKANNKAIAGQQKKYNLTAEFNKFATIEVANNEAGDLDVSPLSEAKVLKVSFNDKGRGYQGVMKRHGFAGGPKSHGSRFHRRHGSIGNCEWPGRVQPGMKMAGHMGNKKVSVKNELMSFDKENGILVLKGSVPGFNGAMGRIRIVK, encoded by the coding sequence ATGGAATACATTGTAGAAAAAATCGGTATGAGCCGAACCATAGGAACTATTAGCACTCCTGTTACCCTGCTTAAACTTGTAAATACTAAAGTTTGTGAGTTAGCAGAAGACGGAAAAGCACTTGTAGCTTATGCACAAGGTAAAGCAAACAACAAAGCTATAGCTGGGCAACAAAAAAAATATAATTTAACAGCAGAATTTAATAAATTTGCAACTATCGAAGTGGCAAATAATGAAGCTGGTGATTTGGATGTTTCGCCATTAAGTGAAGCTAAAGTTTTAAAAGTAAGTTTTAATGATAAAGGTCGCGGTTATCAAGGTGTTATGAAAAGACACGGATTTGCAGGTGGTCCAAAATCTCATGGTAGTAGATTTCATAGAAGACACGGATCTATCGGTAACTGTGAATGGCCAGGTAGAGTTCAGCCAGGTATGAAAATGGCAGGACATATGGGTAATAAAAAAGTAAGCGTTAAAAACGAATTAATGAGCTTTGATAAAGAAAATGGAATTCTTGTTTTAAAAGGCTCAGTTCCTGGATTTAATGGTGCTATGGGTAGAATAAGGATAGTAAAATGA
- the rpsJ gene encoding 30S ribosomal protein S10 has protein sequence MERIRLKLKAYDHRVLDRTVAAIVEAVKRTGADVRGPVPMPTKIKRYTVLKSPHVNKDSREQFEMKIHARMLDIVAATPDTVDSLTKLDLAPEVNVEVRAMGK, from the coding sequence ATGGAAAGAATCAGGTTAAAGCTAAAAGCTTACGACCATAGAGTTCTAGATCGCACAGTTGCAGCCATTGTAGAAGCTGTTAAGAGAACAGGTGCAGACGTTAGAGGTCCTGTGCCAATGCCAACAAAAATCAAACGCTACACAGTCTTAAAATCTCCACACGTAAATAAAGATTCACGCGAGCAGTTTGAGATGAAAATTCATGCACGTATGCTTGATATTGTCGCAGCTACGCCGGATACGGTCGATTCACTTACAAAACTTGACCTTGCTCCAGAAGTAAATGTCGAAGTTCGTGCAATGGGCAAGTAA
- a CDS encoding NifU family protein, with protein MIPFSDEELLNPVKSSLAKILPMLEKDGGGMEFLGIKNAKVYVRLIGACNGCPSSGQTLKYGVERQLKIDIHPEIEVINIPVGEKFEI; from the coding sequence ATGATACCTTTTAGCGATGAAGAGCTTTTAAATCCAGTAAAATCAAGCTTAGCTAAGATACTTCCTATGCTTGAAAAAGATGGCGGAGGAATGGAATTTTTAGGAATAAAAAATGCAAAAGTCTATGTTAGATTAATTGGTGCTTGTAATGGTTGCCCATCAAGCGGACAAACATTAAAATACGGTGTTGAAAGACAACTAAAAATAGACATTCACCCAGAAATAGAAGTTATAAATATACCAGTAGGTGAGAAATTTGAAATATAA
- a CDS encoding UDP-N-acetylmuramoyl-L-alanyl-D-glutamate--2,6-diaminopimelate ligase, whose protein sequence is MKIEFDNFFITDNSNECEKGCKFIKTQMNAKFENDAIKNGASIISLDEAKKLLDIDKDIKIIGITGTNGKTTTAAAIYSALLDLGYGCGLCGTRGAFVNDKRIDEKSLTTMPILTTLSYLKKASEEKCKFFVMEVSSHAISQNRIEGLNFALKVFTNLSQDHLDYHGSMAEYARVKSSFFADDTPKLINSDDEHIIYNQKGVLTYAIKKPATFGVEAYSLKGGIEAVLKYGSEKFELSSDLQGEFNIYNLLAALGAIKMLTKHSCKEISKALLNFAGVEGRVQKICDNPTVIVDFAHTPDGIEKVLDALKDNELIVVFGAGGNRDKTKRPLMGKIVQHYAKYSIVTSDNPRFEEPLDIINDICAGMNMSKNATCEEDRTKAIKMAIDMAKNGELVVILGKGDENYQEIKGVKYHYSDKEAVLNLIKG, encoded by the coding sequence ATGAAAATAGAATTTGATAATTTTTTTATAACAGATAATTCAAATGAATGTGAAAAAGGTTGTAAATTTATAAAAACACAAATGAATGCTAAATTTGAAAATGACGCTATAAAAAATGGTGCTAGCATTATATCATTAGACGAAGCTAAAAAACTACTTGATATCGATAAAGATATAAAAATTATAGGAATAACCGGAACAAATGGCAAAACCACAACCGCTGCAGCTATATACTCTGCTTTACTAGACCTTGGTTATGGGTGCGGGCTTTGTGGAACAAGAGGTGCCTTTGTTAATGACAAAAGAATAGATGAAAAATCTCTTACAACAATGCCAATCCTAACAACTCTAAGTTATTTAAAAAAAGCAAGTGAAGAAAAATGTAAATTTTTTGTTATGGAAGTTAGTTCTCATGCAATATCTCAAAATCGCATAGAAGGGTTAAATTTCGCTTTAAAAGTATTTACAAATTTATCACAAGATCACCTTGATTATCACGGAAGCATGGCTGAATATGCAAGAGTAAAAAGCAGTTTTTTTGCAGATGATACACCAAAACTTATAAATAGCGACGATGAGCATATAATCTACAATCAAAAGGGAGTTTTAACATATGCTATAAAAAAACCAGCTACATTTGGTGTTGAAGCTTATTCTTTAAAAGGTGGAATAGAAGCTGTCTTAAAATATGGAAGCGAGAAATTTGAACTAAGTAGCGACTTACAAGGCGAGTTTAATATTTATAACCTATTAGCGGCACTTGGAGCTATAAAAATGCTAACAAAGCACTCTTGCAAAGAGATTTCAAAAGCTTTATTAAATTTCGCAGGTGTAGAAGGAAGGGTTCAAAAAATTTGCGATAACCCAACGGTTATAGTTGATTTTGCTCATACGCCTGATGGCATAGAAAAGGTTTTAGACGCTCTTAAAGATAATGAACTAATAGTAGTATTTGGGGCTGGTGGCAACAGAGATAAAACAAAAAGACCATTAATGGGTAAAATCGTGCAACACTATGCAAAATACAGCATAGTAACTAGCGATAATCCACGCTTTGAAGAACCGCTTGATATCATAAACGATATTTGTGCTGGTATGAATATGAGCAAAAATGCAACTTGCGAGGAAGATAGAACAAAAGCCATAAAAATGGCTATAGATATGGCAAAAAATGGTGAGTTGGTGGTAATTCTTGGAAAAGGTGATGAAAATTATCAAGAGATAAAAGGCGTAAAATATCATTATAGTGATAAAGAAGCCGTATTAAATTTAATAAAAGGATAA
- the panD gene encoding aspartate 1-decarboxylase, with translation MNIDVMISKIHRAKVTDADLNYVGSISIDVNLMKEANLLEYQKVDIVNINNGERFSTYVIKSDKKGEICLNGAAARKVCKDDLVIIIAYGSMDYNEAKTFKPKIVHVDENNEIKG, from the coding sequence TTGAATATAGATGTAATGATAAGCAAAATTCATAGAGCTAAGGTTACAGATGCTGATTTAAACTATGTAGGATCTATCTCAATAGATGTAAATTTGATGAAAGAAGCAAATTTACTTGAATATCAAAAAGTCGATATTGTCAATATAAACAATGGCGAGAGATTTTCAACATATGTTATAAAAAGTGATAAAAAAGGCGAAATTTGCCTAAATGGTGCAGCTGCAAGAAAAGTTTGCAAGGATGATTTGGTTATAATTATAGCTTATGGAAGCATGGATTACAACGAAGCAAAAACATTTAAACCAAAAATAGTGCATGTAGATGAAAATAACGAAATAAAGGGCTAA
- a CDS encoding YbaB/EbfC family nucleoid-associated protein encodes MFEGFDFSKMGDVLNEVQKKAQEFEKENENLTFGAKSGGGLVNISANGKGEIIDLSIDDSLLEDKESMQILIISAINDVMKMVEDNKKQLASKMLGGLGGFGG; translated from the coding sequence ATGTTTGAGGGATTTGATTTTTCAAAAATGGGTGATGTATTAAATGAAGTTCAAAAAAAGGCACAAGAATTTGAAAAAGAAAACGAAAATCTTACTTTTGGTGCAAAAAGTGGCGGTGGGTTGGTAAATATTAGTGCGAATGGAAAAGGCGAAATCATAGACTTAAGTATAGATGATAGTTTGCTTGAAGATAAAGAAAGTATGCAAATTTTGATAATATCTGCAATAAACGATGTTATGAAAATGGTAGAAGACAACAAAAAACAGCTTGCAAGCAAAATGCTTGGGGGATTAGGCGGATTTGGAGGATAA
- a CDS encoding DUF7488 domain-containing protein, producing MKKLLLLIVCISLSFGEARPTQDDFNVCYEKLKDSGVYIDGMFGLVIKPNLIAVPRTGEKAPKEYLKFDPYLQLYLVSSDTALAPVKLGNERELDKSNWVGILEHNNTQMGHIKELGENLGILDTLSFEANKTGILSAPCCGVMGISVGKDKFIGSRYLEHFVKSSEVFYGDIGVKFDKTKDDKFIVSEVNPFGKGKMLLKDDEILSINDIKPKSLRELNEIILFSDKDSIIKVEVLRDGEKIKFDIKISAQNEENNKEDTNQTLISMFDLNLEKQQDKQPPKKTVTPKPKNVGLEFLNKYGLILNSNLTIRSVRADSMAQKDGFKRGDKIVQIDRQNFKNLSAVNDFIAKADRNMYYFLVSRNDFYFFIRVKR from the coding sequence ATGAAAAAGCTTTTATTGTTAATTGTGTGTATTAGCTTATCATTTGGAGAGGCTAGGCCTACTCAAGATGATTTTAATGTTTGCTATGAAAAACTAAAAGATTCTGGTGTGTATATAGATGGGATGTTTGGACTTGTTATCAAACCAAATCTAATTGCAGTTCCTAGAACTGGCGAAAAAGCTCCAAAAGAGTATCTTAAATTTGATCCTTATTTGCAACTTTATCTAGTTTCTAGCGATACAGCCCTTGCTCCTGTTAAACTTGGTAATGAAAGAGAGCTAGATAAAAGTAATTGGGTTGGAATTTTAGAGCATAATAACACTCAAATGGGGCATATAAAAGAGCTTGGTGAAAATCTCGGAATTCTTGATACTCTTAGCTTTGAAGCAAATAAAACTGGAATTTTATCGGCTCCTTGTTGCGGTGTAATGGGAATTAGCGTTGGTAAAGATAAATTTATAGGTTCAAGATATTTAGAACATTTCGTTAAATCAAGTGAAGTATTTTATGGGGACATAGGCGTTAAATTTGATAAAACAAAAGATGATAAATTTATAGTAAGTGAAGTAAATCCATTTGGTAAAGGTAAAATGCTATTAAAAGATGATGAGATTTTAAGCATAAATGATATAAAGCCAAAATCACTTAGAGAATTAAATGAAATCATCCTTTTTTCAGATAAAGATTCAATCATAAAAGTAGAAGTTTTAAGAGATGGCGAGAAAATAAAATTTGATATAAAAATTTCAGCTCAAAACGAAGAAAACAACAAAGAAGATACCAACCAAACTCTTATTTCTATGTTTGATTTAAATTTAGAAAAACAGCAAGATAAACAGCCGCCTAAAAAAACAGTAACACCAAAACCAAAAAATGTTGGTTTAGAGTTTTTAAATAAATACGGATTAATTCTAAATAGTAATCTTACAATAAGATCTGTTAGAGCTGATTCTATGGCACAAAAAGATGGATTTAAGCGTGGCGATAAAATAGTTCAAATAGACAGGCAAAATTTTAAAAACTTATCAGCTGTAAATGATTTTATAGCAAAAGCAGATAGAAATATGTATTATTTCTTAGTTTCTAGAAATGATTTTTATTTCTTTATAAGGGTAAAAAGATGA
- a CDS encoding polyprenyl synthetase family protein, which translates to MSVLDKFIKHLDNNLPHTDSFHPHFDESLKIMLKAGGKHFRAQLLLGMVKAYKPELLDNAMDIALGLEMIHTYSLIHDDLPAMDNAPFRRGVPTLHTTYDETTAILAGDALNTHAFFVLSNANLDDKTKILCIQSLSKNAGIYGMVLGQAIDCCFENKHLDIDELKFLHKHKTGALIASSLEMGAIISGQSNTKEIYDIGLKLGLAFQIQDDIIDATSSSNEAGKPTNNDTNKNSFTNLLGLNGAIEAKNSLIDEIYTQISKFDDKFQNMIKNLINKYIKG; encoded by the coding sequence ATGAGTGTATTAGATAAATTTATTAAACACCTAGATAACAATCTACCCCACACAGATAGCTTTCATCCCCATTTTGATGAATCATTAAAAATTATGTTAAAAGCCGGCGGAAAACATTTTAGAGCTCAGCTTTTACTTGGCATGGTTAAAGCTTATAAACCAGAACTTTTAGATAATGCTATGGATATAGCTTTGGGTCTTGAAATGATTCACACTTATTCACTAATACATGATGATTTGCCAGCTATGGATAATGCACCTTTTAGAAGGGGAGTTCCAACTCTTCATACAACATATGATGAAACTACGGCTATTTTAGCAGGAGATGCATTAAACACTCATGCTTTTTTTGTATTATCAAATGCAAATTTAGATGATAAAACAAAAATTTTGTGCATACAGAGTTTATCGAAAAATGCAGGAATTTATGGTATGGTTTTAGGTCAAGCTATAGATTGTTGTTTTGAAAACAAACATTTAGACATAGATGAGCTTAAATTTCTTCATAAACATAAAACAGGTGCATTGATAGCATCGTCGCTTGAAATGGGTGCTATCATAAGTGGGCAAAGCAACACAAAAGAAATTTATGACATAGGACTAAAATTAGGACTTGCTTTTCAAATCCAAGATGATATAATAGACGCAACATCATCGAGCAATGAAGCTGGAAAACCTACAAACAACGATACTAATAAAAACTCATTTACAAATTTACTTGGATTAAATGGTGCAATAGAAGCTAAAAACTCACTCATAGATGAAATTTATACTCAAATTTCTAAATTTGATGATAAATTTCAAAATATGATAAAAAATTTAATAAATAAATATATAAAAGGATAA
- the tkt gene encoding transketolase — translation MYQKMADTIRFLSADMVQKANSGHPGAPMGLADIMVVLAKHLKHNPKNPKWLNRDRLVFSGGHASALVYSFLYLSGYDLDMDDLKNFRQLNSKTPGHPEIETNGVEISTGPLGQGVANAVGFAMAAKYAANLLNDENKKIIDHKIYCLCGDGDLQEGISYEACALAGRYCLDNLVIIYDSNCITIEGSTSISWNEDVKARFEAQGFEVARINGHNYDEIEFAINEAKNKEKPYLIIANTTIAKGAADLEGSHKSHGSPLGEELIKKAKKLAGFNPDEKFFVSDDVLIRFRSAVEKGDLAQSLWDKEVSTLSEDKKKLLNELKNPDFSKITYPDFKNKKIATRDSNGEIINAIAAALPGFLGGSADLAPSNKTELKEMSDFPHGKNLHFGIREHAMAAINNAFARYGLFLPFSATFFIFSDYLKNSARMAALMGLKHFFIFTHDSIGVGEDGPTHQPIEQLSMLRAMPNFYVFRPADGVENVKSWQKALNLNSPSAFVCSRQGLEYIGEPIFGDVKNGAYLLKKSNKPKLTLVASGSEVSLCLKASELLESENISVNVVSAPCFDLLCEQEQSYIKEIFDENSFILAVEAANSNEWYKFADEVFGMRSFGKSAKAEDLFEHFGFTPKNIVDIAKNLIK, via the coding sequence ATGTATCAAAAAATGGCTGATACTATAAGATTTTTAAGTGCTGATATGGTTCAAAAAGCAAACTCTGGACATCCTGGTGCACCTATGGGGCTTGCGGATATTATGGTTGTTTTAGCAAAACATTTAAAGCACAACCCTAAAAATCCAAAATGGTTAAACCGCGATAGATTAGTTTTTTCAGGCGGACATGCAAGTGCGTTAGTTTATAGTTTTTTATATCTGAGTGGATATGATTTAGATATGGATGATCTTAAAAACTTCCGCCAACTTAACTCAAAAACCCCAGGACACCCTGAAATAGAAACTAATGGAGTTGAAATTTCAACAGGACCTTTAGGGCAAGGTGTCGCAAATGCTGTTGGTTTTGCAATGGCGGCAAAATATGCAGCAAATTTACTAAATGATGAAAACAAAAAAATCATAGATCACAAGATTTATTGTTTGTGCGGCGATGGAGACTTGCAAGAAGGGATTAGTTATGAAGCATGTGCGTTAGCTGGTAGATACTGCTTAGATAATCTTGTTATTATCTATGACTCAAATTGTATAACAATCGAAGGTTCAACTAGTATTTCTTGGAATGAGGATGTAAAAGCTCGTTTTGAAGCACAAGGATTTGAGGTTGCAAGGATAAATGGACATAATTACGATGAGATAGAATTTGCTATAAATGAAGCAAAAAATAAAGAAAAACCATATCTAATCATCGCAAATACAACTATTGCTAAAGGTGCTGCAGATTTAGAAGGTTCGCACAAATCTCACGGCTCACCGCTAGGCGAAGAGCTTATAAAAAAAGCAAAAAAACTCGCAGGATTTAATCCTGACGAGAAATTTTTTGTAAGTGATGATGTGCTAATAAGATTTAGAAGTGCTGTTGAAAAGGGTGATTTGGCACAATCTTTATGGGATAAAGAGGTATCAACTCTAAGCGAAGATAAGAAAAAATTATTAAACGAGCTAAAAAATCCTGATTTTTCTAAAATAACTTATCCTGATTTTAAAAACAAAAAAATTGCAACCCGCGATAGCAACGGAGAGATAATAAACGCTATTGCCGCAGCACTTCCTGGATTTTTAGGCGGAAGTGCTGATTTAGCACCATCAAATAAAACTGAGCTTAAAGAAATGAGCGATTTTCCACACGGCAAAAATTTACATTTTGGCATAAGAGAACACGCAATGGCGGCTATAAATAATGCCTTTGCAAGATATGGTCTATTTTTGCCTTTTTCGGCTACATTTTTCATTTTTAGCGATTATCTTAAAAACTCGGCTAGAATGGCTGCTTTAATGGGTTTAAAACACTTTTTTATATTTACTCACGACAGCATTGGTGTGGGAGAAGATGGACCAACTCATCAACCAATAGAACAACTCTCTATGCTAAGAGCTATGCCAAATTTCTATGTTTTTAGACCGGCTGATGGAGTAGAAAATGTAAAATCTTGGCAAAAAGCACTTAACTTAAACTCGCCTAGTGCTTTTGTATGTTCTCGCCAAGGGTTAGAATACATAGGAGAGCCTATTTTTGGAGATGTAAAAAATGGTGCTTATTTGCTTAAAAAATCAAACAAACCAAAGCTAACACTTGTTGCAAGCGGAAGTGAAGTTAGTTTATGTTTAAAGGCTAGTGAGCTTTTAGAGAGTGAAAATATAAGCGTAAATGTGGTTAGTGCACCTTGTTTTGATTTACTTTGCGAACAAGAACAAAGCTATATAAAAGAAATTTTTGATGAAAATAGTTTTATTTTAGCCGTTGAAGCTGCAAATTCAAACGAATGGTATAAATTTGCAGATGAAGTTTTTGGTATGAGAAGTTTTGGAAAAAGTGCAAAAGCTGAGGATTTATTTGAACATTTTGGATTTACTCCTAAAAATATAGTAGATATTGCAAAAAATTTAATTAAATAA